A genomic region of uncultured Paludibaculum sp. contains the following coding sequences:
- a CDS encoding M28 family peptidase, which produces MRTAILVLVSSCLVSLAQEPAPQSQRLRADLEFLCSDALAGRVSLSQEAEITARYIAAGFQRSGLQPVAGGSYLQPFPLIAYRADPRLRSMTLVRDTTGRVLKPGADFSGAFSREVHIGRTPVVFAGFGITAPEYQYDDYAHIDAAGKAVLIFDHEPREDDARSPFNGTGHTVHAGRAMKIANARRHGAVAILMASEPVRSHRGLLEPTPGGPTQGQSLRASAPPQALDDDTQLPVFSVSDEVLTELLVPLGQKPADLQRAIEGDLKPRSADLRGVQVELGSGNAEMHRGTSLNVAGLLEGSDPTLKSETILITAHHDHLGLQNGHVYAGANDNASGTAAVMELARLFAAGPRPKRSVLFVVFGSEEQVMLGSYYYTAHPLRPLAGTRAVLNLDMIARDEAHIPQSQGVLEIPADTSNSLNLVGVMYSADLQAAIEQENRQVGLALDTKFDRDHTLNALFRCDHLPFLAAGIPAVWLFGGFHPGYHEPSDTVEKLNFPKMEKVIRLTYRVAATLADGATSPRFGVVPPLN; this is translated from the coding sequence TGTTCCGACGCGCTGGCCGGGCGCGTCTCGTTGAGCCAGGAGGCCGAGATCACGGCGCGCTACATCGCCGCCGGATTTCAGCGGAGCGGATTGCAGCCGGTGGCCGGTGGGTCGTACCTGCAGCCCTTTCCTCTCATCGCCTACCGCGCGGATCCGCGCCTGCGCTCGATGACCCTTGTCCGCGACACCACCGGCCGGGTGCTGAAGCCGGGTGCGGATTTCTCAGGCGCCTTCAGCCGTGAAGTCCACATCGGGCGCACTCCGGTGGTCTTCGCCGGCTTCGGCATCACCGCGCCCGAGTATCAATACGACGACTACGCCCACATCGATGCGGCCGGCAAGGCCGTCCTGATCTTCGATCATGAGCCGCGTGAGGACGACGCGCGGTCGCCGTTCAACGGCACCGGCCATACAGTGCATGCGGGCCGCGCGATGAAGATCGCCAATGCGCGGAGGCATGGAGCCGTGGCGATACTCATGGCCAGTGAGCCCGTGCGCAGTCATCGCGGACTGCTCGAACCCACGCCGGGCGGGCCCACGCAGGGGCAGTCGCTGCGCGCGTCGGCCCCGCCGCAGGCCCTCGACGACGATACGCAGTTGCCTGTCTTCTCCGTCTCGGACGAGGTGCTGACCGAACTGCTTGTCCCGCTGGGGCAGAAGCCGGCCGACCTGCAGCGTGCCATCGAGGGGGACCTGAAGCCGCGCTCGGCTGACCTGCGAGGCGTGCAAGTGGAACTCGGTAGCGGCAACGCGGAGATGCACCGCGGCACATCGCTTAACGTAGCCGGGTTGTTGGAGGGATCTGATCCAACGCTCAAATCGGAGACCATTCTTATCACGGCTCACCACGATCATCTGGGGCTACAGAACGGCCACGTCTACGCGGGTGCCAACGACAACGCCTCGGGAACCGCGGCCGTGATGGAGCTCGCACGGCTCTTCGCAGCCGGCCCGCGTCCGAAGCGCAGTGTTCTGTTTGTCGTCTTCGGATCGGAAGAGCAGGTCATGCTGGGGTCGTACTACTACACGGCCCATCCCCTGCGCCCGTTGGCGGGCACGCGCGCGGTGCTGAATCTCGACATGATCGCGCGTGACGAAGCTCACATTCCGCAAAGCCAGGGTGTCCTGGAAATCCCCGCCGATACGAGCAACTCGCTCAACCTGGTGGGTGTGATGTACAGTGCGGACCTGCAGGCGGCGATTGAACAGGAGAACCGGCAGGTCGGTCTTGCCCTCGACACGAAGTTCGATCGCGACCACACACTGAACGCCCTGTTCCGCTGCGACCATCTGCCGTTCCTGGCCGCCGGGATTCCCGCGGTCTGGCTCTTTGGGGGCTTCCACCCCGGCTACCACGAGCCTTCGGATACGGTGGAGAAGCTGAACTTCCCAAAGATGGAGAAGGTAATCCGGCTTACATATCGTGTAGCGGCGACGTTGGCGGACGGGGCGACCTCGCCGCGGTTCGGCGTTGTTCCCCCGCTAAATTGA